The following coding sequences lie in one Paraburkholderia largidicola genomic window:
- a CDS encoding response regulator: MDHILVVDDDPNIRQLLGDYLRSMGYQATTATSGAQMKQIIKASQIDLVVLDLMLDGEDGLELTRELRREQGMPIVILSARGGLLDRILGLEMGADDYLPKPFDPRELVAKIKSVLRRARSMPGALPADAAAFVSFAGWKLDTRMKQMLSPEGVVVSLGGSDYRTLRTLLDHPNRPLSRDFLLDHVFDKEHTPLDRSIDVCISRLRHHLKDAARSAALIRTVRNEGYMLVADVTFEA; this comes from the coding sequence ATGGACCACATACTTGTCGTCGACGACGACCCGAACATTCGCCAGCTGCTCGGCGACTATCTGCGCAGCATGGGCTATCAGGCGACGACGGCCACCAGCGGCGCGCAGATGAAGCAGATCATCAAGGCGTCGCAGATCGATCTGGTCGTGCTCGACCTGATGCTCGACGGCGAGGACGGACTCGAACTCACACGCGAGCTGCGCCGCGAACAGGGCATGCCGATCGTGATCCTGAGCGCGCGCGGTGGCTTGCTCGACCGCATACTCGGCCTCGAAATGGGCGCCGACGACTACCTGCCCAAGCCATTCGATCCGCGCGAGCTGGTCGCGAAGATCAAGTCGGTGTTGCGCCGCGCGCGCAGCATGCCGGGTGCGCTTCCCGCCGATGCCGCCGCGTTCGTCAGCTTCGCGGGCTGGAAGCTCGATACGCGGATGAAGCAGATGCTGTCGCCCGAAGGCGTGGTCGTGTCGCTCGGCGGCTCCGACTACCGGACGCTGCGCACGCTGCTCGATCATCCGAACCGGCCGCTGTCGCGCGATTTCCTGCTCGACCATGTGTTCGACAAGGAGCACACGCCGCTCGACCGTTCGATCGACGTGTGCATCAGCCGCCTGCGACATCATCTGAAAGACGCCGCGCGCAGCGCCGCGCTGATTCGCACGGTGCGCAACGAGGGCTACATGCTGGTCGCCGACGTCACGTTCGAAGCATGA
- a CDS encoding EthD family reductase — protein sequence MQVCFFLIGESTTQARSVLDRSEISRLQSVAHDAAGLRRFVLHLPAGHDERVASAPFCVTQWYFDDLERLEAALQPGGAIQAAADSIAATVDECTLLQQAMAVRKFPTPHASDTHDERCTYLVSYEGEAHDFNAWLTHYLTHHPPLMTQLPGIRELEIYTRIDYRSALKHTRATAMQRNKVVFDDVASLDAALASPVRARMKADFDSFPPYSGATPHYPMHSIYGNLTRE from the coding sequence GTGCAAGTCTGCTTCTTTCTGATTGGCGAAAGTACTACTCAAGCGCGCAGTGTGCTCGATCGATCGGAGATCTCGCGCTTGCAGTCTGTCGCACATGACGCCGCGGGCTTGCGTCGCTTCGTGCTGCATCTTCCTGCCGGGCACGACGAGCGCGTGGCTTCGGCGCCGTTCTGTGTCACACAATGGTATTTCGACGATCTCGAACGGCTCGAAGCGGCGCTGCAGCCTGGCGGCGCAATACAAGCCGCCGCTGACAGCATCGCTGCAACTGTGGACGAGTGCACGCTGCTCCAGCAGGCAATGGCCGTGCGCAAGTTCCCGACACCGCATGCAAGCGATACACACGACGAGCGTTGCACCTATCTCGTCAGCTATGAAGGTGAAGCGCACGACTTCAACGCGTGGCTCACGCATTACCTGACCCATCATCCGCCATTGATGACACAACTGCCTGGCATTCGCGAACTGGAGATCTATACGCGCATCGACTATCGCTCGGCTTTGAAGCACACGCGCGCAACGGCCATGCAACGCAACAAGGTGGTATTCGACGACGTCGCTTCACTCGATGCCGCGCTGGCCTCGCCCGTGCGTGCCCGTATGAAAGCGGACTTCGATTCGTTTCCGCCGTATAGCGGAGCGACGCCGCATTACCCGATGCACAGCATTTACGGTAATCTGACGCGCGAGTGA
- a CDS encoding ABC transporter substrate-binding protein: MSISVLSSACGRAVSTAARAAFPVVSSVAFAVAAGFMLTASAPALAAQPASAPTPAAVSAPATLTDLAGRTIRVPAAEPQRILLGESRLLSAVALLEGQKPLARIVGWQGDLPLMDPQTFNTYAQKFPDIKTIPLIGKATEDSISDEKALSLKPDLAIFSIAGHGPSRYSALVKQLEATGTTVVFVDFRLHPMQNTLPSIKLLGAVLHRDQQANAYIQFYQQHLARVQSVVNRVPEAQRPKVFVDLLAGVWDAGCCHTAGNGNFGEFVQAAGGRNIAQGLVPGVLGDISMEQVIAAQPDVYIATGSRTKPGLASLRVGPMTSEHDARASLAQLVARPGFDTIKAIHDGNAHGISHNYYDSPYNILAIEAFAKWFYPTQFKDLDVHATQAELYKRFLAVPPQGAEWVDAPLAQSTADASH; the protein is encoded by the coding sequence ATGTCGATTTCCGTGCTTTCCTCGGCCTGCGGGCGGGCCGTTTCGACGGCGGCGCGCGCTGCCTTCCCGGTGGTCTCCTCCGTCGCGTTCGCTGTAGCCGCCGGCTTCATGCTGACCGCCAGCGCACCCGCGCTCGCCGCTCAACCCGCAAGCGCCCCAACGCCCGCAGCTGTTAGCGCGCCGGCCACCCTCACCGATCTCGCCGGCCGCACGATCCGCGTGCCCGCCGCCGAACCGCAGCGCATCCTGCTCGGTGAAAGCCGCCTGCTGTCGGCCGTCGCGCTGCTCGAAGGCCAGAAGCCGCTCGCGCGCATCGTCGGCTGGCAAGGCGATCTGCCGCTGATGGACCCGCAGACCTTCAACACGTACGCGCAAAAATTTCCCGACATCAAAACGATCCCGCTGATCGGCAAAGCGACGGAAGACAGCATCAGCGATGAAAAGGCCCTGAGCCTCAAACCCGATCTGGCGATCTTCAGCATCGCGGGCCACGGCCCGAGCCGCTACAGCGCGCTCGTGAAGCAACTGGAAGCAACGGGCACGACGGTCGTGTTCGTCGACTTCCGCCTGCATCCGATGCAGAACACGCTGCCGAGCATCAAGCTGCTCGGCGCGGTATTGCATCGCGATCAGCAGGCCAATGCGTACATCCAGTTCTATCAGCAGCATCTGGCGCGCGTGCAGAGCGTCGTCAACCGCGTGCCCGAAGCGCAGCGTCCGAAGGTATTCGTCGATCTGCTCGCGGGCGTCTGGGATGCCGGCTGCTGTCACACGGCGGGCAACGGCAACTTCGGCGAGTTCGTGCAGGCAGCGGGCGGACGCAATATCGCGCAAGGTCTGGTGCCGGGCGTGCTCGGCGACATCAGCATGGAACAGGTGATCGCCGCGCAACCCGACGTCTACATCGCGACGGGCAGCCGCACGAAACCGGGCCTCGCGTCGTTGCGTGTCGGCCCGATGACGAGCGAGCACGATGCGCGCGCGAGCCTCGCGCAACTGGTCGCGCGTCCCGGCTTCGATACGATCAAGGCGATCCACGACGGCAACGCGCACGGCATCTCGCACAACTATTACGACTCGCCGTACAACATTCTCGCAATCGAAGCGTTCGCGAAGTGGTTCTACCCGACGCAGTTCAAGGACCTCGACGTCCACGCGACGCAAGCCGAACTGTACAAGCGCTTCCTCGCCGTGCCGCCGCAAGGCGCCGAGTGGGTCGACGCGCCGCTCGCGCAGTCCACGGCTGACGCTTCGCATTAA
- a CDS encoding porin, with the protein MRIKSAAALAALTLVECAFAGAAHAQSSVTMYGIVDDGFNWTSNSGGHNLYNVSSGVMQASRWGLRGKEDLGGGLAALFVLENGFDLNSGSLGQKNRGSTQGLMFGRQAYVGLSNAYGSVLLGRQYDSVVDYVGPFEAGDQWGGYIAAHPGDLDNINNAYRVNNAIKYTSANYAGLTFGGVYSVGGVAGEASRNQVWSLGAGYANGPLSLGVGYLNARNPNVGFFGDNGASTAATASTNFISSPVYSGYASARTYQVIAAGAAYTFGAATFGATYSNTQFRNLGDTVESGPNPRGYHGNATFNNAEVNFKYQLTPAFLLGAAFDYTHGGSVDSSTGTNPGARYYQGAIGADYFLSKRTDVYLIGVYQKASGTDSTGTAAVAAINNLTPSTSDRQSTVRVGIRHKF; encoded by the coding sequence ATGAGAATCAAATCCGCAGCCGCATTGGCCGCATTGACGTTGGTCGAGTGTGCGTTCGCTGGCGCGGCGCACGCGCAGAGTTCGGTGACGATGTACGGCATCGTCGACGATGGTTTCAACTGGACCTCGAATTCGGGAGGCCACAATCTGTACAACGTGTCGAGCGGCGTGATGCAGGCGAGCCGCTGGGGGTTGCGCGGCAAGGAAGATCTCGGCGGCGGTCTCGCTGCGCTCTTCGTGCTCGAAAACGGCTTCGATCTGAATAGCGGATCGCTTGGCCAGAAGAATCGCGGCAGCACGCAAGGGCTGATGTTCGGACGACAGGCGTATGTCGGGCTGTCGAACGCGTATGGCTCAGTGCTGCTCGGCCGCCAGTACGATTCCGTCGTCGATTATGTCGGCCCCTTTGAAGCAGGCGATCAGTGGGGCGGCTATATCGCCGCGCATCCGGGCGATCTCGACAATATCAACAACGCGTATCGCGTGAACAATGCGATCAAGTACACGAGCGCCAACTATGCGGGCCTCACGTTCGGCGGCGTGTACAGCGTGGGTGGCGTAGCGGGCGAGGCGTCGCGCAATCAGGTGTGGTCGCTCGGCGCCGGCTATGCGAACGGTCCGCTTTCTCTGGGCGTCGGCTATCTGAATGCGCGCAATCCGAATGTCGGTTTCTTCGGGGACAACGGCGCGAGCACGGCAGCCACGGCGAGCACGAACTTCATTTCGTCACCGGTGTATAGCGGCTATGCGTCGGCGCGTACGTATCAGGTGATCGCGGCGGGCGCGGCTTACACGTTCGGCGCGGCGACGTTCGGTGCAACGTATTCGAATACGCAGTTCAGGAATCTCGGCGATACGGTGGAGTCCGGTCCGAATCCGCGCGGCTATCATGGCAACGCGACGTTCAATAACGCGGAAGTGAACTTCAAGTATCAGCTGACGCCTGCCTTCCTGCTCGGGGCGGCATTCGACTATACGCACGGCGGCAGCGTCGATTCGTCGACGGGAACGAACCCTGGCGCGCGCTACTATCAAGGCGCGATCGGCGCGGATTATTTTCTGTCGAAGCGCACCGACGTGTATCTGATCGGCGTCTATCAGAAAGCGTCGGGCACGGACTCGACGGGCACGGCGGCCGTTGCGGCCATCAACAATCTCACGCCGTCCACCAGCGACCGGCAAAGCACCGTGCGGGTCGGCATCCGGCACAAGTTCTGA
- the hpaC gene encoding 4-hydroxyphenylacetate 3-monooxygenase, reductase component produces the protein MTNEDMKRRFRDAMACLPAAVNVITTDGPSGRCGITASAVCSVTDEPPTMLVCINQASYVHDVLRENRSVCINVLAGEYQDLARDFAGMTSCPMDERFARHPWKLGHSDVPVLSHAIANLEGTIVELKSVGSHSVMFVRIDAISVRSDGDGLIYFARQFHRLVRPVATTASVATQCAR, from the coding sequence ATGACGAACGAAGACATGAAGCGGCGCTTTCGCGACGCGATGGCGTGCCTGCCCGCTGCCGTCAATGTCATTACGACCGACGGCCCGAGCGGCCGCTGCGGCATCACCGCGAGCGCGGTCTGCTCGGTGACCGACGAACCGCCGACGATGCTCGTCTGTATCAACCAGGCCAGCTATGTGCACGACGTGCTGCGTGAAAACCGCAGCGTCTGCATCAACGTGCTTGCCGGCGAGTATCAGGATCTCGCGCGCGACTTCGCGGGCATGACGTCGTGCCCGATGGACGAGCGCTTCGCGCGTCATCCGTGGAAGCTGGGCCATTCGGACGTACCCGTGCTTTCGCATGCGATTGCGAACCTCGAAGGCACGATCGTCGAACTGAAGAGCGTCGGATCGCACTCGGTCATGTTCGTGCGGATCGACGCTATCTCGGTACGCTCGGATGGCGACGGTCTGATCTATTTCGCGCGGCAGTTTCATCGCCTAGTGCGGCCCGTCGCGACCACAGCGTCCGTTGCCACTCAATGCGCGAGGTAA
- a CDS encoding porin, whose amino-acid sequence MKKTFVMAALAASYACHAQAQNTVTLYGVIDAGLSYTNNQKGSSAWQAGSGDVTGSHWGMLAREDLGGGTKAIFQLENGFSVMNGTLRQGGRLFGYQAYTGLSNDRFGTLTLGRQYDSVVDYLAPLSFTGHHPGGNNLSAHPYDNDNLNNSFRVNNSVKFASNSYAGVKFGALYGFSNEAGGFDDNRLYSFGTSYEAGPLRLGAGYFQADNGGSSNTNGALTLTDRTFIAARQRTYGAGGTYSIGAATFGAVWTRTQLGGLATINGANSLGLAANGEGMSFSNYELNASYSLTPTIALNGEYTYTSGSMSNATGQHHPKWHEVSVQTDYFLSKRTDLYVQASYQHISADGSGLTADISGQSASSNDQQIVVAVGMRHRF is encoded by the coding sequence ATGAAAAAGACATTCGTCATGGCTGCCCTCGCGGCGAGCTACGCGTGCCATGCGCAGGCACAAAACACGGTCACGCTGTATGGCGTGATCGACGCGGGTCTGTCGTACACGAACAACCAGAAAGGCAGCAGCGCGTGGCAAGCGGGCAGCGGCGACGTGACGGGCAGCCACTGGGGCATGCTGGCTCGCGAAGACCTGGGCGGCGGCACCAAGGCGATCTTTCAGCTCGAAAACGGCTTCAGCGTGATGAACGGCACGCTGCGCCAGGGTGGGCGTCTGTTCGGTTACCAGGCTTATACGGGGCTGTCGAATGACAGGTTCGGCACGTTGACGCTTGGACGTCAGTACGATTCCGTGGTCGACTACCTCGCGCCGCTCAGCTTCACGGGTCATCATCCCGGCGGCAACAATCTCTCCGCGCACCCTTACGACAACGACAATCTGAACAACTCGTTCCGCGTGAACAACTCGGTGAAGTTCGCGAGCAACAGCTATGCGGGCGTGAAGTTCGGCGCGTTGTACGGTTTCTCGAACGAAGCGGGCGGATTCGACGACAACCGGCTATACAGCTTCGGTACCTCGTATGAGGCAGGCCCGTTGCGTCTCGGCGCAGGCTACTTCCAGGCGGACAACGGCGGCAGCAGCAACACGAACGGCGCATTGACGTTGACCGACCGCACGTTTATCGCAGCGCGTCAGCGCACGTATGGCGCGGGCGGAACCTACTCGATCGGCGCGGCGACGTTCGGTGCGGTCTGGACGCGCACGCAACTCGGCGGACTCGCGACGATCAACGGTGCGAACAGCCTCGGCCTCGCTGCGAATGGCGAGGGTATGAGCTTCAGCAATTACGAACTCAATGCAAGCTACTCGCTCACGCCGACCATCGCGCTGAACGGCGAATACACGTACACGTCGGGCTCGATGTCGAATGCGACGGGCCAGCATCATCCGAAGTGGCATGAAGTCTCGGTGCAAACCGATTACTTCCTGTCCAAGCGAACCGACCTTTACGTGCAGGCGAGCTATCAGCATATCTCCGCTGACGGCTCCGGTCTCACTGCCGATATCAGCGGACAAAGCGCTTCATCGAACGATCAACAGATTGTCGTTGCTGTCGGGATGCGGCACCGGTTCTAA
- a CDS encoding acyl-CoA dehydrogenase family protein, with translation MQSLHSISTVAREPRFIDQGESYPEYAGPISLDVLIEEIERRRDEFDQVSHVPRDMIAKMKRAGIYRASTPRRFGGDALPPPQFLAILERIAIADGSTAWVAAFGSANTYLAALPIETQQRIYAKGPDQVFAGGLYPLQPAIKVPDGYKVSGQWRFASGCKGADWIGVGIGGTPASSGDAGAGKPFTAVFPASEVEIVDNWNVVGMQGTGSHDLRLRDKFVDAQWTFVRGGHALIDEPLYRYPAVAYQAQVHAAVNVGLARAALDLLSDMSGATKTTTGAPRLADRGYYRSGLAKAEAQWRSARAFFYESAQAAWDTILAGDPVTPEQANLMRLSATHAAHVCAEVVMQAYQMAGIAAIYRESRLQRLVRDSIVVTQHAFLGEGTYDASGALFVGIPPVTPYP, from the coding sequence ATGCAAAGCCTTCACAGCATTTCGACGGTTGCCCGCGAGCCGCGCTTCATCGACCAGGGCGAGTCGTATCCCGAGTATGCCGGTCCCATTTCGCTCGATGTTCTGATCGAGGAAATCGAACGGCGTCGCGACGAGTTCGATCAGGTGTCGCATGTGCCGCGCGACATGATCGCGAAGATGAAACGCGCGGGCATCTACCGCGCCAGCACGCCCCGCCGTTTCGGCGGTGACGCACTGCCGCCGCCGCAGTTTCTCGCGATCCTCGAACGCATTGCCATCGCGGATGGCTCGACTGCGTGGGTTGCCGCGTTCGGATCGGCGAATACGTACCTCGCGGCGCTGCCCATTGAAACGCAACAGCGGATCTACGCGAAGGGACCGGATCAGGTTTTCGCGGGCGGTCTCTACCCGCTGCAACCCGCGATCAAAGTGCCGGACGGCTACAAGGTCAGCGGCCAGTGGCGCTTCGCGAGCGGCTGTAAAGGCGCGGACTGGATCGGCGTCGGTATTGGCGGCACGCCCGCGAGTTCGGGCGATGCGGGCGCGGGCAAACCATTCACCGCCGTATTTCCCGCGAGCGAGGTGGAGATCGTCGACAACTGGAACGTGGTCGGCATGCAGGGCACGGGCAGTCACGATCTGCGCCTGCGCGACAAGTTCGTCGATGCGCAATGGACCTTCGTGCGCGGCGGTCACGCGCTGATCGACGAACCGTTGTACCGCTACCCCGCTGTCGCCTATCAGGCGCAGGTGCATGCGGCCGTGAACGTCGGTTTGGCGCGCGCCGCGCTCGATCTCCTGAGCGACATGTCCGGCGCGACCAAAACGACGACGGGCGCGCCGCGTCTCGCAGACCGCGGCTACTACCGCTCCGGCCTCGCGAAAGCGGAAGCGCAGTGGCGCAGCGCGCGTGCGTTCTTCTACGAGTCCGCGCAAGCCGCGTGGGACACGATTCTCGCGGGCGACCCCGTCACGCCGGAGCAGGCGAATCTGATGCGCCTGAGCGCGACACATGCGGCCCACGTATGTGCCGAAGTCGTGATGCAGGCGTATCAGATGGCGGGCATTGCCGCGATTTATCGCGAGAGCCGTTTGCAGCGTCTGGTGCGCGACTCGATCGTCGTGACGCAGCACGCGTTTCTCGGCGAGGGCACGTATGACGCGTCGGGCGCGCTGTTCGTCGGCATTCCGCCCGTCACGCCGTATCCCTGA
- a CDS encoding ABC transporter ATP-binding protein: MNGLSIHGLSVQYGKRAVLKSLDAGPLPRGQITALLGPNGSGKSTLLRALAGLTRAHAGQLTLDGTPLELSAASARSHSVVYLPQSLPAGVKLQVLESVLVACCATRGAFRAHGARTDDLANARAVLERLGIDALASRSLDELSGGQRQLVGIAQALVREPQVLLLDEPLSALDLNYQFHVMRVLRDITRERGIVTVVVLHDINTAMRACHQAMLLHAGRIAGFGPCADVVTQASLAEVFGVTARIESCSRGQHQVLIDGLSVQDGIASR; encoded by the coding sequence ATGAACGGCCTGTCGATTCACGGTCTCAGCGTGCAATACGGCAAGCGCGCGGTGCTCAAATCGCTCGATGCCGGCCCGCTGCCGCGCGGCCAGATCACCGCGCTGCTCGGTCCGAACGGCAGCGGCAAGTCGACGCTGCTGCGCGCGCTGGCGGGCCTCACGCGCGCGCATGCCGGTCAACTGACGCTCGACGGCACGCCGCTCGAACTGTCCGCAGCGAGCGCCCGTTCACATAGCGTTGTCTACTTGCCGCAGTCATTGCCCGCAGGCGTCAAGCTGCAAGTGCTCGAGTCCGTGCTCGTCGCGTGTTGCGCGACGCGCGGCGCATTCCGCGCTCACGGCGCCCGTACCGACGACCTCGCGAATGCGCGGGCCGTGCTCGAACGCCTCGGCATCGATGCACTCGCATCGCGCTCGCTCGACGAGTTATCGGGCGGACAACGACAACTCGTCGGTATCGCCCAGGCACTGGTGCGCGAACCGCAAGTGCTATTGCTCGACGAGCCGTTGTCCGCGCTCGACCTGAACTACCAGTTCCATGTGATGCGCGTGCTGCGCGACATCACGCGGGAACGCGGCATCGTCACCGTCGTGGTTCTGCACGACATCAACACGGCCATGCGCGCCTGCCATCAGGCGATGCTGCTTCACGCAGGCCGCATCGCAGGCTTCGGACCCTGCGCCGATGTCGTCACGCAAGCGAGCCTTGCAGAAGTATTCGGAGTCACCGCGCGAATCGAATCGTGTTCGCGCGGCCAGCATCAAGTCCTGATCGACGGTCTGTCGGTTCAGGACGGCATCGCCAGCCGCTAG
- a CDS encoding MFS transporter gives MNPHATATLSPSSPVRKTSSVRRAVTTAVLGQILEWYDFFLYGTAAALVFGKLFFPVGSDPLTGTIAAFGGFTVGFIARPVGGVLCGHIGDRYGRKTVMMLTLLTMGVATMCMGLLPTYQQIGIAAPIGLVLLRILQGLAAGGEWSGSILLIHESAPPSRRGALAAWSPSGAAFGFVLSTAAFLLAQTLSPDDFLSWGWRVPFLCSVVLVVLGLWMRRSVEESADFAAVKSTHRESRMPIVEVLRRCPRQVLTVFGLRFGEGGASYIFFAFSIAYGQFLGLKSTWILGGLTLSMLLMLPVSLLMGHLTDKVGRKPVYLVGAIAMVLVAYPYFTLLASGVLWKVIAALILANSITLGILEGAQPAFISELLPVHLRFSGLGIGREISSVLGGGLSPMIATALLAHYRSATPVAIYLVALALVTVIATCIAPETFPRAARLQAKQSAEPVTA, from the coding sequence ATGAATCCTCACGCGACAGCCACGCTTTCTCCTTCCTCTCCCGTACGCAAGACAAGCAGCGTCCGCCGCGCGGTGACGACGGCCGTGCTCGGCCAGATACTCGAGTGGTACGACTTCTTTCTCTATGGAACGGCAGCCGCGCTCGTATTCGGCAAACTGTTCTTTCCCGTCGGCAGCGATCCGTTGACGGGCACGATCGCGGCATTCGGCGGATTCACCGTGGGTTTTATTGCACGGCCTGTGGGCGGCGTGCTGTGCGGCCATATCGGTGACCGCTACGGACGCAAGACGGTGATGATGCTCACGTTATTGACGATGGGCGTTGCGACGATGTGCATGGGGCTTCTGCCGACGTATCAGCAGATCGGCATCGCGGCGCCTATCGGTCTTGTCCTGCTGCGCATTCTTCAGGGGCTCGCAGCGGGCGGCGAATGGAGCGGCAGCATTCTGCTGATTCACGAAAGCGCGCCGCCATCGAGGCGCGGTGCACTTGCCGCCTGGAGCCCGAGCGGCGCGGCATTTGGCTTCGTGCTGTCGACGGCTGCGTTCCTGCTTGCGCAAACGCTGTCGCCCGACGACTTCCTCAGCTGGGGCTGGCGCGTGCCGTTCCTGTGCAGCGTGGTGCTCGTCGTGCTCGGACTCTGGATGCGCCGCTCCGTCGAAGAAAGCGCCGACTTCGCCGCAGTCAAGTCCACGCACCGCGAAAGCCGCATGCCGATCGTCGAAGTATTGCGCCGTTGCCCGCGTCAGGTGCTCACTGTGTTCGGCCTGCGCTTCGGCGAAGGCGGCGCGTCGTATATCTTCTTCGCGTTCTCGATTGCGTATGGCCAGTTTCTCGGCCTGAAGTCGACATGGATACTCGGCGGACTCACGCTGTCGATGCTGCTGATGCTCCCCGTGTCGCTTCTGATGGGACATCTCACCGACAAGGTCGGCCGCAAGCCCGTCTATCTTGTCGGTGCCATTGCGATGGTGCTGGTCGCGTATCCGTATTTCACGCTGCTCGCCTCGGGCGTGCTGTGGAAAGTAATTGCCGCGCTGATCCTCGCCAATAGCATCACGCTCGGTATTCTGGAAGGCGCGCAGCCCGCGTTCATCAGCGAACTGCTGCCCGTTCATCTGCGCTTCTCGGGCCTCGGCATTGGACGCGAAATTTCGTCGGTACTCGGCGGCGGCCTTTCACCGATGATCGCCACCGCGTTGCTCGCTCACTATCGCAGCGCCACGCCCGTCGCGATCTATCTCGTCGCACTCGCGCTCGTCACGGTGATCGCGACCTGCATCGCCCCCGAAACCTTCCCACGCGCCGCACGGCTGCAGGCAAAGCAGAGCGCCGAGCCCGTCACGGCCTGA
- a CDS encoding FecCD family ABC transporter permease, with protein sequence MSDSVSLTRSARAQQGAADASLQPYLRITRLRVLWLCVVALLIVGSLLLDLRSGPSGLPVSTLLRAVFHHASADAATNVIVWQIRMPYAVMALLVGASLGLSGAEMQTILNNPLASPYTLGVSAAAAFGASLAIVLDITLPGIAQSWVVSANAFLFAFMSALMLDGVARWRGMSTSGVVLLGIALVFAFHALVSLMQFIASADALQGLVFWTLGSLARADWPKIAVLAVALAVALPLSMRNAWTLTALRLGEDRAASFGIDVRRLRLGTLLRVSVLSALAVSFVGTIGFVGLIAPHIARTVFGEDHRFYLPGSMLIGALMLSLASIASKIIVPGVLIPVGIVTALVGIPLFLGIVVRSQGATQ encoded by the coding sequence ATGTCCGATTCCGTTTCCCTGACCCGTTCCGCGCGCGCGCAGCAAGGCGCCGCGGACGCCAGCCTGCAGCCGTATCTGCGCATCACGCGCCTGCGTGTGCTGTGGCTGTGCGTCGTCGCATTGCTGATCGTCGGCTCGCTGCTGCTCGATCTGCGCTCGGGCCCGTCCGGCTTGCCCGTTTCGACGCTGCTGCGCGCGGTGTTTCATCATGCATCCGCCGATGCCGCGACGAATGTCATCGTCTGGCAGATCCGCATGCCGTACGCGGTGATGGCGCTGCTGGTGGGCGCGTCGCTCGGCCTGTCGGGCGCGGAAATGCAGACCATCCTCAACAATCCGCTCGCGAGTCCTTACACGCTCGGCGTGTCGGCGGCGGCGGCGTTCGGTGCGTCGCTTGCAATCGTGCTCGATATCACGCTGCCCGGCATCGCGCAAAGCTGGGTCGTGTCGGCCAACGCATTCCTGTTCGCGTTCATGTCGGCGTTGATGCTCGACGGCGTCGCGCGCTGGCGCGGCATGTCGACATCCGGCGTCGTGCTGCTCGGCATCGCGCTCGTATTCGCGTTCCATGCGCTCGTCTCGCTGATGCAGTTCATCGCTTCCGCCGACGCACTGCAAGGCCTCGTGTTCTGGACGCTCGGATCGCTCGCGCGCGCCGACTGGCCGAAGATCGCGGTGCTCGCCGTCGCGCTCGCAGTCGCGTTGCCGCTCTCGATGCGCAACGCGTGGACGCTCACCGCGCTGCGACTCGGCGAAGATCGCGCCGCCAGCTTCGGCATCGACGTGCGACGCCTGCGACTCGGCACGCTGCTGCGCGTGTCGGTGCTGTCAGCGCTTGCGGTGTCGTTCGTCGGCACGATCGGGTTTGTCGGGCTGATTGCGCCGCATATCGCGCGGACGGTATTCGGCGAGGACCACCGCTTCTATCTGCCCGGCAGCATGCTGATCGGCGCGTTGATGCTGTCGCTTGCGTCGATTGCATCGAAGATCATCGTGCCGGGCGTGCTGATTCCCGTCGGCATCGTGACAGCGCTGGTCGGCATTCCCCTCTTTCTGGGGATCGTCGTGCGCTCGCAAGGAGCCACGCAATGA